GTGATACGCTGCCGTTGAGGCATTAATCAGCCGTAACTTGTGCAATTCACCCGGCCGAACAATAATTGGCGGAATTCCGTCGGCAGTTTTTCCATTCACTGTTTCAATGTTGCCATACCTCTCCATATCTCCTCGCGCCGTTCCTGGCAATCGTTTTCCCGTCGAATCTAAATACCAATCATCTAAAATCAGCGTATGATCGCCACTATATTTCTCATCACCTGGCGCTTTTACGATAAAAGGAGCATACAACCCCATATCAACCTGTGTTAGCACAGGTCGGTAATGCGAATGGTACCAATAAGTGCCCGCTTCTTTTACTATAAAATCATAACGAAAGGGCGCTCCTGCTGCAATCGTGCGACTTGGGCCATCCTGATCATTCGGCAATATTAATCCGTGCCAATGAATATTCGTTGCGACTGGTAAATGGTTGATTCCTTCGATGATTACCCGTTCGCCGACAGTTACGATGATTGGAGTTCCCGGAACACTACCGTTATAACTCCAAACGCGAGTCGAAAAACCATTCTTTAATTCCCAATCGATTTCCTTCAGCTCCAATTTAATATCGGCGGCTAAAACAACCGGGTTAATCAATAAAAATAGCATTGCCGCTACCAATGACGTCTTTATCCCATTCACAAAAACACCTCCGTTTATTATATTTTTCTTTCATTATATCAAAAATGTATTTTTTATATTCGCAATTTTTCATACAACGTTCCATAAGCCTTTTTTCGTTTGCTTCGGCTGTTTTAATTCTCCTGATTACGTTTTGTTATGCCACGCGGGATTTTATGCCGATACAGCAAATTGTATTTTTGAGGCCTTTTTCGCTGCGCTTTTTCATAACTAAGACAACGAAGGTTTCGTGTTCTGAAAAGGAATTTTTGGGGTCAGGCATGCATTATTCAATAATATGCTTTATTTCGTCCCTCACGTCCTCCCGTCACCCCCAAGCCCCGCGTCAGTGGTTTTTCCGGAACGCTTAGGACGAGGAGAGTCAGACAGGGTTTCACAGACAAAACCTCTGAAACGCGAAGCAGGACGCTTCGCGCAGACGCTAAGCCATGGATGGCGCATGCGTCTGGAATTTCTGAGGTTGCAGGCTGTGAAGCCCATGTCTGGCCGACGAGTCTATGTTCAGGTAAAACCACTGATGCGGAAAGAGCTAAAGGCAGTGATTCATCTCACCATTAACAAGTTGAATTTGCAAAAGCAATGAATGAACTGAAATTCAAAAACTGTCATATAGCTGGAATGCTCAGCGCGCAGCTGCCTATCCTTCCAGAAGCACTTCTGAAATCTACGCTTCAAGCAAAGCTGCCGACTGCCATAAAATCACTATTTCCCTCTTCTTACACTCACAAGAAAGCGTCGTTACATACAAACGGCATACAAATCACTAAAAAAACACACAAAAACGGCAAGGTTGGAACTTTCCAAAGCCTTGCCGTTACTAGTTTTTAAGTGGTGCGCCTGGAAGGAATCGAATCCCCGCATTAACGCTCGTTTATTCTTTAGAGATTGTCAGGATGAAACCGTTGCAGTCCTGGATCGAGAATTCGTTCGTACCGTAAAACGTCTTATGCAGCTCGGCTACAATCTTGACCTTTCCGTTTAGGCGTTCATACCAGCTTTCCACGTCATTTACCTTGATATACAGCGTCAAAGCGCCGCCCGATTGTTGTTCTTTTAGCATCGGATATTCGGCGATCAGGTTTTTCCGTTCCTGAAACATCAGCTCCACTTTGCCGCATTGCACCATCGCCCAGTTGAACGTGCCCGTCTCCGGCACCGACATCAAGAGCGTAAAGCCTAGCGTATCGCGGTAAAACGCCACCGTTTCATTCACATTGGCAACCATCAGATTCGGCGTCAAACTTTCCATCTTCACTTCACCCTTTCACATTTCCTTAC
The Azotosporobacter soli DNA segment above includes these coding regions:
- a CDS encoding VOC family protein yields the protein MESLTPNLMVANVNETVAFYRDTLGFTLLMSVPETGTFNWAMVQCGKVELMFQERKNLIAEYPMLKEQQSGGALTLYIKVNDVESWYERLNGKVKIVAELHKTFYGTNEFSIQDCNGFILTISKE